AAATTGCTGATCGGGCCGGCGAGAGAGACGAGAATATCGTCACGTACAGGATTTTTGAAATGGCGCGGGTCCACCGGAGTGGGCTTGGCCCAGCCAATCACGGGGAAGTGGCTGATCATGGCAATAGCCGGCAGCAGGATAGTGCCAATTGGGTCGATGTGCTTGATGGGGTTCAAAGTAATGCGTCCCAGCATGCGGGCGGTGGGATCGCCGCAGCGATTGGCCGTCCACGCGTGCGCCGACTCATGCACGCTGATAGCAAACAGAAAGGCAATGACCTGGAACAGTATTTCAACCAGTCGCTGTGGATTCATCCGAGTCCGTTGATGGTAACACGTGGGTGCAGCGGGGATGGGTGCTCGCGAAGTTGTCGAGTCTTCCGCCTCGGCCTCCCACGTTAGCCAAAAGGAGGCTAGAAATGGGGACACGCTCGAGTCAGTTCCCAAATGAAAAGGCGTTCTTCCCCGGCGCGCGAAACGCAAGGTCCTTCGACTCGGACGCGGATCGGTTAAGCGCGTCTTCGCTCAAGATGACAGACTGAAACTTGTCAGTCAGAGTGAACCTTTATTCTCACTGATTCTGCTGCAGGTGCAGCGCCGGAGAAGTCGCAGGATCCACCTGAATCTCGATCCGGGTGTTGTGCGGAAATTCCACGTTGCTGCCGCGCGCGATGAAACGCATGTACAAAGTGCGGCCGGTGGCGAACAGGCCTATGCCCGCTCCGACATAACGCGAGCCGGAGGCGATACCGATGATGCGGGTGACCAGGCCAAAACCGTTGCTAGCGGCGCCGGTAGAGAAGACGGTGGCCTCATCATCGTGCAGCGTGGCCGCTGAAATCAAAGCCATCACCAGCGGACCGGCAAGGCCGTTGTTTTTGGCTTGCAGTCCTCCTTCGGCGTCCATCTGGACGTTGGCCTCGCTGCCGGTCTGAGCGGAGGTGGTGGTGCCGTGGATGCTCTGCTGGAACCCGGCAGGAAATTGCATTTCGCGGAAAGCGAATCGCAGGACGCCGTTTTTGCCCCACTTGTCTGCGGGAAGGGATTGCGTTACGGATCCCACAAGCAACGTCCCCTGGGGCACGACGAGTTGGTTTTGCTTGTCAAAGAGAGGCTCGGTGACTCTGGCGGTCACCGGGACGCCACGCTGCGCATCTTTGGAATTCAGGTCGGTCAGCAAAAGCGCGTGCAGGCGGGCGGGCTCTTCCAATCCCGGTTTTTTCTTGTCCGCGACCGGAGTGGAGGAAACAACCGGCATAGCCACCGTCTGCGTCAGCTCAGCGTTGTACTCCAGTCCGGCATCGACCGTCTCGGGATGATAGGGCAGCTGGTGGTATGCGAATTTTTTCAAACGATCAGCTTTGCCCGGTGCTTTTACGGTATTGATGGCGGCAGTCTTGCGGCCATTCAGGTCGGCGACCAGCCGTTTCATCCATGAAGGACGGCGGGAAGCTGAGCCCAGGCTTTCGATGTGGACCGTCTGAACGCCTTGTTGAGTGGGGGCGGTTTCGATGGAAAACTCGTTGCCATCCGAAGTTCGAACCTGATCGAAGCGCACGCGGGCCTCATGCAGCGGGGTGAAATCGCCCTGCAGCTTCGCGGCAGTTCTTCGCTTGGAGGAAGCAGGAACGATCTCGACCACCTGCCCGGTTACGATCGCGCCTTGCGGGATGGTGAGATGGTTGGCAACGTAAACCGGCTCCAGTGTGTGGCCGCGAACCGGGGCTCCAGGCTTCATCCTGGAATCGGCATCAAGCTGCACGTGGAGAACCGTTCCGGGTTCGAGCGTCTCTTTCGCAGACGCCGCATCGGCAGCCCGCATGAATTGCGAGGACAGGCACAGAAACAATGCGGCGAGGAAGAAACGTCTAATGCTACACATCGTGGCCCACCAACCCCAAAAAGTTTAGCCTTGAAACCGGAATACGTCCAATCGGCCCCGGAAATATTCATAAGATGTAAGTTTTGAGTAAGATGGCTAGCCGATGCTGAAGTGGTGCTACACGGTGTGGGTACAATGCGGAAATGGTGAAACTGTCCCGGATCGGAGGGCTAGGAGTTCTCGCAAGCTGCCTTCTGGTGACAGCGGCTTCAGCAATCGGACCAGGCGGCGATCACCGGCATCAGGAGGGCCGGTATTACCTGGGGTTTGACCGCAATCGGTACCCCGGGGACGAACTGCTGACTTCGCTGGCGGAGACCTTTGCTTACACCGGCTATTGGCTCAACAACCCTCCCGGGGAGAGCGACAACACCTGGTTAGGAAAACGGGCCGCAGTGGAGGTTGCCGGGCTGGGGTTCCTGGTGCTCTTCAATGGGCGAACCGATTCGCAGATCAAAGCACGGCCCAACGCGAAGGATCTGGGCATTGCCGACGGCAAAGCGGCGGTCGCGGCTGCCGAAGGGGAAGGCTTTCCGCCGGGAACGATTATCTTTCTCGACCAGGAGGAAGGCGGACGCCTGCTCACGGAGCAGCGCGAGTATCTTCTGAACTGGATAGACACGGTGAACAATTCCAAGTTTCGCGCTGGAGTCTACTGCTCCGGCATAGCCGCGAAGGAAGGTCGCGCGACCATCACCACGGCGAATGACATTGCGCAAGCTGCGGGGAAGCAGAAAGTGGTCTTTTGGGTGGCCAATGATATGTGTGGCCCGTCGCCGGGTTGTTCTTTTCCTGCCAGTCCTCCGTCGCCCTGGGAAAGCGGAATCAAGTTTGCAGATGTTTGGCAGTACGCACAGTCTCCCAAGCGCGAGCCATTTGCTTCCGCTTGCCGCAACTATGCGGAAGACAACAACTGCTATCCGGTGGGATTCGAGCCCAATTCGCGGCTGTTCGTCGATTTGAATACCGCCACTTCAGCGGACCCGTCGCACGGGCGCTCGAAGGCAGCGGGAGATTGAGCAGGAATTTCTTCCGAGGCTTCGTCTCGACCTCCAACCCGAGCCAAGGGACCGGGTCCCTCGCTGCGCTCGGGATTTCGCCTGCCGGGCTCACGCCCGCAATACGGCTCAAGATGGGGCACCCTCAAGTTTTTTGGCGTCGGGAGCGATGGTCTTAACCTTCACGGTCTTGGCCGGAATTCCCGCCACGATGTGATAGTCGTCGACATCTTTTGAGGCGACGCCCATCGAACCAACCAGGCCATGCTCGCCAACTTTTACCCCGCTCATCACGGTTGCGTGATAAGTGATGCGCGCCTTGGGACCGATCTCGGTTTTGTGATTGCTCACAATCATGCCGTCATTGAGATCGTGGGAATGGGAGTAAACGTTGGCATAATCGGAGACTGAAGTGCCGGCGTGGATGATGATCTCGCCGCGGTCGTCGAGCAGAACATATTTGTGGATGACGCAATTGTCTTCAATGGTCAGGTTGTATCCGAACGAGACCTCGACGCCATGAAAGATCTTGACGTTTTTGCCCAGGTGCTTGAGCACGTGACTGGCGATCATGTAGCGCATGCGAAATCCTAGCCAATGATTCAGGCCCAGGGGTGAGCGGTCAAACATCATCCAGAACCAGATGAGCGGCTTGCGTTCGGCATACTTTTTGGCGTCGACGTCGCCATAGTACTCAGGCTCGAGTGTGGCATTGCGGGGATCGAAGGAATTATGAAGGGCGAGGCTGCTCAGGGTTTGTTTTGCAGGATCAGGCGGCACGAAAGGGGCGCCCAGGTAGATGCCATACAGCGCCTCTCGCACTACGGCACTGCGATGGTCGGGATCGGGATTCTGGAACTCCCGATCGAGCTCATCGATCCAGCTCAGGAAGGCCTTTTCTGCTGCGGGAGTGGGATTCAGCACACGATATTCGTAACGCGGCATAAGTACACTCGCATGCGCCAGTGGCGCTTAGGGTTTGGAAATTCTAAATGGCTTAGCTCGCTCGGGGGAATGGCAGAACCAGTCCAGGGGTAAACTGCAACGTCATAAGACCGTTTCACTTGAAGCGGCCCCCCCCTCAAGTCAGCAGAAGGCTTCCGTGGGCCACGCGGCCCGCCGCGGTTATCCGCAGGTTGCGCTTTGTGGCCAAATGGCCTATAATAGTTAGCCAGAGGGCCACATGGAAACTCAAGCGATTGCCGAGATTTTAGGCGGCCGGCGGGTGCTCGGACGAGCAGTAAAGAATCGTGACGATCTGGCACGACTAGTGCGTGAAGGCTTGCCGGCGAATTCCGTGATCGCACTTGCCGAGAAGCTCCATATTGGCAATATCGTTCTATCGGGAAAGCTGGGAATTCCGCAGCGTACGCTGACTCGTCGACTCAGTCAGCATTCCCGCCTCA
This genomic interval from Terriglobales bacterium contains the following:
- a CDS encoding antitoxin Xre/MbcA/ParS toxin-binding domain-containing protein, with translation METQAIAEILGGRRVLGRAVKNRDDLARLVREGLPANSVIALAEKLHIGNIVLSGKLGIPQRTLTRRLSQHSRLTAAESDRTVRLARVFASAVEMIGDEEKAVEWLRTPNRALGGDRPLDQLDTDLGARAVEDVLGRIAYGVYS
- a CDS encoding acyltransferase → MPRYEYRVLNPTPAAEKAFLSWIDELDREFQNPDPDHRSAVVREALYGIYLGAPFVPPDPAKQTLSSLALHNSFDPRNATLEPEYYGDVDAKKYAERKPLIWFWMMFDRSPLGLNHWLGFRMRYMIASHVLKHLGKNVKIFHGVEVSFGYNLTIEDNCVIHKYVLLDDRGEIIIHAGTSVSDYANVYSHSHDLNDGMIVSNHKTEIGPKARITYHATVMSGVKVGEHGLVGSMGVASKDVDDYHIVAGIPAKTVKVKTIAPDAKKLEGAPS
- a CDS encoding glycoside hydrolase domain-containing protein, whose protein sequence is MVKLSRIGGLGVLASCLLVTAASAIGPGGDHRHQEGRYYLGFDRNRYPGDELLTSLAETFAYTGYWLNNPPGESDNTWLGKRAAVEVAGLGFLVLFNGRTDSQIKARPNAKDLGIADGKAAVAAAEGEGFPPGTIIFLDQEEGGRLLTEQREYLLNWIDTVNNSKFRAGVYCSGIAAKEGRATITTANDIAQAAGKQKVVFWVANDMCGPSPGCSFPASPPSPWESGIKFADVWQYAQSPKREPFASACRNYAEDNNCYPVGFEPNSRLFVDLNTATSADPSHGRSKAAGD